The Enterobacter asburiae sequence ACATCGACAGCTTAATGCCGACGGGAACGATAAAACCGAGCCAGAATATACGTAACCCGACGTGCTTGTTCGGGATGCAGAAGCGCCAGCGCCTGCCCAGAATGAGGCGCAGAAGGCCACACGCCGCGAACAGCGAAAAGGTCTGACAAAACAGTAATACTGAATATTGTAGCGGTACTAAATTAACGTAAAATAAATTAGTGACACTAAAACCTAACAAAATGGGAAGAACGGCCCGGCGACCAAATAACAGTATTACCGCCAGCATTACGCTCAGGGGGAGCCACGCTAAATAAACATCGTGACCATTTACCATTGCGCGGGGAGAGAGGTAACGGGAAAAAGGTACCGCAATCAGACATATTGTCAGGGCAATTATAAATATCTTTACATTATTGTACGTTTTTCTATTCATTAAGATGATGACATTATTATCCGTTCATTTTATTGACCGGATGGATAATAGGTTTATTAATTGCACGAATCAAGTTGAAGTCTATTTATAGACTGGTTTATTGATGTCGATTGAGGTCAGGTACAGGAATACCTTCTTTTTGATAACAAAAAGCGGTGAGGGGTTTTACAAACAGATAAAAAAAACCCTCGTCTTTTGACGAGGGTTTAAAATTTTGGTGGAGCTAAGCGGGATCGAACCGCTGACCTCTTGCATGCCATGCAAGCGCTCTCCCAGCTGAGCTATAGCCCCACATGTGACTTTACTAACCGCACTCTGTTGGGTTCAGAGTTTGGTGGAGCTAAGCGGGATCGAACCGCTGACCTCCTGCATGCCATGCAGGCGCTCTCCCAGCTGAGCTATAGCCCCATCGTAAAGCTGTCATGTTGACGGGCGGCATAATATGAATTCCGCCGCGGAGTGTCAACGGCAAAATCAGTTCCAGCTATTCAATCGCCGAAAAATCATGCAAATGAATCACTTTGCGAGCCTGCTCGCAGTCATGAGTTAAGCCTGTCACGTTTTCATGTAAAACGGTGCTATAAAATGAGCCATTAATTAACCCTACGAATATTCAGGAAATTGCATGATCAAGGAACGAATGACGCCGGAAGAGTTAGCCCTCCTCACTGGCTATAGCCGACAGACCATCAATAAATGGGTACGTAAAGAGGGTTGGATAACGTCACCTAAGCCCGGCGTCCAGGGGGGTAAAGCGCGACTGGTGCATGTGAACGAAAAAGTGCGTGACTTTATCCGGAGCGCACGCAGGGCAACGGAAACATCCGCTATGCCTGACGGCATCAGCACTGACGGTTCGCTTCATACCCTACTCCTGACGCTGGCCAATGAAATGACGCCGGAAGAGCAGAAGCAGATGACATCGCTGCTATTGCGGGAAGGGATTACCGGTTTGTTGCAACGTTTAGGGATTCGCGACCAGAATTAATATGAAAAGACTACGTAGCAAAATGACCACAGAAGAGCTGGCGGAGAATTTGGGAGTTGCCAGACAAACGGTAAATCGCTGGATACGCCAGCAGGGGT is a genomic window containing:
- a CDS encoding putative DNA-binding transcriptional regulator yields the protein MIKERMTPEELALLTGYSRQTINKWVRKEGWITSPKPGVQGGKARLVHVNEKVRDFIRSARRATETSAMPDGISTDGSLHTLLLTLANEMTPEEQKQMTSLLLREGITGLLQRLGIRDQN